The following are encoded together in the Vibrio splendidus genome:
- a CDS encoding VOC family protein, with translation MLTVTPYLFFDGRCNEALDFYHKCFGGVVLSKQLFSDAPQVIEGAQPDWIMHAEFEAFGMKLMMSDGVKAKELEGNNLALSLVTEDTATQEQIFENLKQGGRIMTPLADTFWGARFGKVEDKFGIRWMVHCDSLS, from the coding sequence ATGCTGACAGTAACCCCTTACTTGTTTTTTGATGGCCGTTGTAACGAAGCATTGGATTTTTATCATAAATGTTTTGGCGGTGTAGTTTTATCGAAACAACTTTTTAGTGATGCGCCACAAGTAATAGAGGGAGCTCAACCTGATTGGATTATGCATGCTGAGTTTGAAGCGTTTGGTATGAAGCTGATGATGTCTGATGGTGTTAAAGCGAAAGAGCTCGAAGGTAACAACCTTGCACTCTCGCTTGTTACTGAGGATACCGCGACTCAAGAGCAAATCTTTGAAAATCTGAAGCAAGGTGGGCGAATAATGACACCTTTAGCGGATACGTTTTGGGGAGCTCGGTTTGGCAAAGTGGAAGATAAGTTCGGCATACGTTGGATGGTGCACTGTGATTCTTTAAGTTGA